From a single Lactococcus allomyrinae genomic region:
- the rsmI gene encoding 16S rRNA (cytidine(1402)-2'-O)-methyltransferase, protein MEKFNIQRSFKGEKVAGKLYLVPTPIGNMQDMTLRSLETLKTVDLICSEDTRNTLRLLNHFEIKVPQESFHEHNSHEKIPKLLEFLHSGKSIAQVSDAGMPSISDPGHDLVKAAIAAEIDVVALPGASAGITALIASGLVPQPHIFYGFLPRKKGEQRQFFESKLYYPETQIFYESPFRVADTLENMKESYGNRHVVLVRELTKIYEEYRRGTISEVLSSLTDQPIKGECLIIVSGADENAVSTDELELTALEAVSTLIAEGLKTNVAIKQVAKERGLNRQELYAQFHDL, encoded by the coding sequence ATGGAAAAATTTAATATTCAGCGTTCATTTAAAGGTGAAAAAGTAGCAGGAAAGCTCTATCTAGTCCCTACTCCGATTGGAAATATGCAGGACATGACATTACGTTCGTTGGAAACGTTAAAAACTGTAGATTTAATCTGCTCGGAAGATACGAGAAATACGCTCCGTTTGCTCAATCATTTTGAAATCAAAGTGCCACAAGAGTCGTTTCATGAACATAATTCACACGAGAAGATTCCTAAGCTGCTTGAATTTTTGCATTCTGGAAAATCGATTGCACAGGTGTCTGACGCAGGAATGCCTTCAATTTCAGACCCTGGTCATGATTTGGTCAAGGCTGCGATTGCGGCTGAGATTGATGTGGTGGCCCTGCCCGGTGCTTCTGCTGGGATTACGGCTTTGATAGCGTCTGGATTGGTACCACAACCACATATTTTTTATGGCTTTTTACCACGAAAAAAAGGGGAACAACGGCAGTTTTTTGAGAGTAAGCTATACTATCCTGAAACTCAAATTTTTTATGAGAGTCCTTTTCGTGTGGCGGATACTTTGGAAAATATGAAGGAAAGTTACGGAAATCGGCACGTTGTTTTAGTGCGAGAATTGACAAAAATATATGAAGAATATCGGCGGGGGACGATTTCTGAAGTTTTGTCATCGCTGACAGACCAACCGATAAAAGGGGAATGTTTGATTATTGTATCGGGTGCTGATGAAAATGCTGTCAGTACTGACGAACTTGAATTGACTGCTTTAGAAGCTGTCAGTACACTGATTGCAGAAGGTTTGAAGACTAATGTTGCAATTAAACAGGTTGCTAAAGAGCGTGGCTTGAATCGTCAGGAGCTGTATGCTCAATTTCATGATTTATAA
- a CDS encoding amino acid ABC transporter substrate-binding protein, translating into MKKIKFIAVATLGLASISLLVACSSQKSSGAAKDKVTTITVATSGDSNPYEYTTSSGKMTGFEYDILKQADKDLKDYQFKFKVYDDSAILAALDGGRAQIAANNFGKTKAREEKYLFSYPVRQGIDAIFSTSKENITKISQLAGKTTEIPTGTNYGDMFETWNKNHPDKKINVKYSQRPLTDRLSAIASGQIDFLFASKSAAENLVKEHAITGLVDTIPTDLDKQPEFKTYDYFVLDNSQTKLQKALNTELKKLYENGTLKKLSEKYFHDSHIPAADQFQ; encoded by the coding sequence ATGAAAAAAATAAAATTTATAGCTGTTGCAACACTTGGGCTTGCTTCTATCTCTCTGCTCGTGGCTTGCTCATCTCAAAAGAGTTCAGGCGCAGCTAAAGATAAGGTAACAACGATAACTGTGGCGACTTCAGGAGACTCAAATCCGTATGAGTATACAACAAGCAGTGGGAAAATGACGGGCTTTGAATACGACATTTTGAAGCAAGCAGACAAAGATTTGAAAGATTATCAATTCAAATTCAAGGTTTACGATGATAGTGCCATTTTAGCAGCTTTGGATGGTGGTCGTGCACAGATTGCTGCAAATAATTTTGGTAAAACAAAAGCGCGTGAAGAAAAATATTTATTTAGTTATCCAGTTCGTCAAGGGATTGATGCGATTTTCTCAACATCAAAAGAAAATATCACAAAAATTTCACAACTTGCGGGCAAAACAACAGAGATTCCGACAGGGACAAACTATGGAGATATGTTTGAAACGTGGAATAAGAATCATCCTGACAAAAAAATCAATGTTAAGTATAGTCAGCGTCCACTGACAGATCGGCTGTCAGCAATTGCATCTGGTCAGATTGATTTCTTATTTGCTTCAAAATCTGCTGCTGAAAATTTGGTAAAAGAACACGCCATAACAGGTTTGGTGGATACTATTCCAACCGACTTGGACAAACAACCAGAATTTAAAACATATGATTATTTTGTGCTTGACAACAGTCAAACTAAACTTCAAAAAGCTTTAAACACAGAACTTAAAAAGCTTTACGAAAATGGCACGCTGAAAAAACTGTCAGAAAAATATTTCCATGACAGCCACATCCCAGCTGCTGACCAATTTCAATAA
- the mvk gene encoding mevalonate kinase has product MTINKMGIGIAHSKLILIGEHSVVYGQPAIALPVTILKTTVTITASKFGQYIENNEFRRRLDLMGDEFEGIRQLIMRLLAKFHSSSMPFSLEIDSNIPLGRGLGASASLATAITRAIYDFFDTELLEKDLIFYANFSENITHGKSSGIDVATVNSEHPLWFIKDEAIEPFELNLHGFIVIGDTGVHGFTSQAINIVREKLVEEKQVTQAYIDQLGDLAKASKSFLMTNKLSELGQVMNKAHSVLSSLGVSHPRLETLVDVALKNGALGAKLTGSGLGGVMVALAENEKDAIRISQRLLKSGAKNTWIYSF; this is encoded by the coding sequence ATGACAATTAATAAAATGGGCATAGGAATTGCTCATTCCAAATTAATTTTGATTGGCGAGCACTCTGTTGTCTATGGACAGCCAGCGATTGCGCTTCCTGTCACAATCTTAAAGACAACAGTGACAATTACCGCTTCAAAATTTGGACAATACATTGAAAATAATGAATTTCGTAGAAGATTAGACTTGATGGGTGATGAGTTTGAAGGAATTCGTCAATTGATTATGCGTTTGCTTGCTAAATTTCATTCTTCAAGCATGCCATTTTCTTTAGAAATTGACTCAAATATTCCTCTAGGTCGTGGACTTGGTGCGTCAGCATCACTTGCGACAGCGATTACAAGAGCAATCTATGATTTCTTCGATACTGAACTTTTAGAAAAAGATTTAATCTTTTATGCCAATTTTTCAGAAAATATTACTCATGGTAAATCTTCTGGAATTGATGTGGCAACAGTCAACTCTGAACATCCACTTTGGTTCATCAAAGATGAAGCTATTGAACCGTTTGAGCTAAATCTCCACGGTTTTATCGTCATCGGAGATACAGGAGTTCATGGATTCACAAGCCAAGCGATAAATATTGTTAGAGAAAAACTAGTAGAAGAAAAGCAAGTGACACAAGCTTATATTGACCAACTTGGTGACTTGGCGAAAGCTTCAAAAAGTTTCCTCATGACAAATAAATTATCAGAACTCGGACAGGTCATGAATAAAGCACACTCCGTCCTATCTAGTCTCGGTGTTTCTCATCCAAGATTGGAAACTTTGGTTGATGTGGCGCTGAAAAATGGAGCGCTCGGAGCAAAGCTTACAGGTTCAGGGCTGGGTGGTGTGATGGTTGCCCTAGCTGAAAATGAAAAAGATGCGATTCGGATCAGCCAACGTTTGTTGAAAAGTGGTGCAAAAAACACATGGATTTACTCTTTTTAG
- a CDS encoding dihydrofolate reductase family protein, translating into MRKLVLFLHSSLDGFVEGPKGAMDIGFISYDADLENEARNILSTVDTVVWGRRTYEMMYSYWPTVPENPDASSYERNHAKWIEQVEKIVFSTTLDEVKWNNTRLVKENIVEEIQKLKSTSGGDLLILGSPRLAHFLMAHDLIDEYKITVSPVLVGDGLRLFEKGVHPTKLKLISQKTFDSGAMSLDYKVLR; encoded by the coding sequence ATGCGTAAACTTGTTTTGTTTTTACACTCGTCATTGGACGGATTTGTTGAAGGCCCCAAGGGCGCGATGGATATTGGCTTTATATCTTACGATGCTGACTTGGAAAATGAGGCTAGAAATATTCTGAGTACAGTGGACACCGTGGTTTGGGGACGGCGTACCTACGAAATGATGTATAGTTATTGGCCAACCGTTCCGGAAAATCCTGATGCTTCGTCGTATGAGCGCAATCATGCAAAATGGATTGAACAAGTGGAGAAAATTGTCTTTTCAACTACTTTGGATGAAGTAAAATGGAATAATACACGCTTAGTGAAAGAAAATATTGTCGAGGAGATTCAAAAACTCAAATCAACATCAGGTGGTGACTTGCTGATTTTAGGGAGTCCGCGCTTAGCTCATTTTTTGATGGCACATGATTTGATTGACGAGTATAAAATTACAGTTTCTCCCGTCCTAGTAGGCGATGGTTTGAGACTGTTTGAAAAAGGAGTTCACCCTACAAAACTCAAATTAATATCACAGAAAACTTTTGATTCAGGTGCTATGAGTCTTGATTATAAAGTCCTAAGATAA